The window GTACCACTTCCTGCAGCTTCATTTTAAACTTGTTTATACTTCTTGATATTATACTTATGGCTAAATTATTCACCTCGATGATATCTCTTCACATAAAAGTATACTTATTCGCAAACATGCGCATAATATACAtgatatacatgtatacataaaGAAAGTCAAAGGCGAAAGCCCGTGATAAAATGGATAGGTATTTTTACTGGATGTTTTTGGCCGGCGTCACGTCTGTTCAATGTCGACCAAgtctttttcaataaatttgtataatatatGCGGCTACTAAATAGATTTAATACGTCTGTCTAAAAAGACATTTCTAGTTAGCTGTCAATTCGGAATCGAACTGGTGTCAATTGGCTATCAACAGTATTCTGGTAATAATCACCGAGTCTGCAATTACCGATTGATTCCTTATGGCTCGACACCTTTTCaaatatcatatttatgtgaataataatgttattatatacattCTGGTTATTTGGAGAAGTTgctataataatttctttatattttctatttttttttgtaaggaACTCAGGAAACGTGTTTATTGTATGGTGTTGAGTAGCTGTTAAATCGGTGTCGACTGAGTGCAACATTGGAGTGTTGAATGAGGATCAAATAGGTGTCCACGCATAGGCTATAGGGATTTCTTTATGATTCAGTTTTGAGTTAACATTTCATATTAATTAGTGATTTCTATTTCTAACAGTTTATTCGGGGTCATTAACACAAGTCATGGTCAAGAAAATCGTATGATAAATacgtaaaatatttgtataaaataataagtgagtttgattaaattaaatgtgttaacaacaaaattgatcaatttatttctttttactgaattatatttttaaaaaagtattatgtTTGAAGAACCATGGCCAAATGCCTCAAATTCTGAAACGAGAACGAAAGTCATCAACATACAAATGCACAATTTTTATGTGGACGAGATAAACAAGCCTTTCTTCATGAATACTTTTTAAACTGGTTTCAGCagtcacattaatttttcCTGGCCTTCAACCACAAAAACTCTCTTTATCTTTTATATCATTTCACAGCTCTTATACattgtgttgtatttttaattgatattatttatttattatattactacTTATAAAAAGTCAATCataataaaagcaaaaaaagttGCTAAATTATGTAACTTATGTAAACTCTGTCAATAAATTTGTGACTTTTCCTGGACTAcggaaattaatattaattgatggCTATAGCATGTGCACTTGCCTACTTTATTACtgttatatatacacatcACGCTAATAAAGAAGGATTGTAAAGAGGGGGAAAGTACTCGGCTTTGCTCGTTTGACTTGATACGAAAACCATAATTAGCAACATTCCAATTGTACCACTGAATGATTGAATTTCTCTTTGGCCTCAaggtgaaaaatattttgtaatttcaactggattttttatctatatttatttttttcacaaaatatTCTACAATTCTTTACATCTATGTGAATGTAAACTGATAATTGGTTTGATTCGACTTCACACATCTAATGATGTAGTAAAATTCACGACTAACTCCCACTTACTACAGTAATTTTTCTCACTTTTTGTCTGAATTTTTGCTGAAGTCTGCTAGAATATTTCTAACTTCGAGCTAATGctgtaaataattgtaatttatggTAATTTTTCAACCAGATATCACAAATATATCATTCTTCaatcaaatatatacaaatatttattatattttttaattagtgaGTGTAATGGTCCTTCGAAatgtatgtataattttttattaaaccatAATTAAAGTATTGtgacgtaataataataagagtCGTTGATTATTCATCTAGCTTTAATGCCaaaatttcgataaaaaactttatgaaaaaaaaaacctaaaccAATCTTAAAGCAAGAATTCTCAATCGATCATTCGAATTTAcgtaattatatattcataataatctTAAGATGGTATAATCATTGAGTTTGACCGACCTCAACAAAACTTCGGGTGAAATCGTCTGAAATTATATATGagctatatatatgtatttgatatttatgcATAGCTGAACATTCATCCTAgctcaacaaaaataaaaatgtatacatCATGAGCACTTTCTTTGATGCAATAATCGATAAATAATcgcattaataaaattataaaaaaaaaaagttttaaggAAGAGTCGTATTTCCTTACGGAAGTAAACATTCACACGGAAAACAATTCTATATAGTCGTCCATTATTTTGTTGTgcaataaattcaattctcAATTTGCTGATCGTTTCTCtctgacattattatttaattttatttatatttttatttccttatTTTGaccttaaaatttaaaaattatgcaatccattaaaattattatatacaagtaCAATTTTTAACACAAATCGCTTTCTTCACACTTGAGAATTAAAGAGGTTctcaaaattgtattttaagtttcagcaaaaatatataacaatgaactgaatgtttttaaattacaacattttttatgtatatttttaagtaatttttttttgtcttgtcAGCttaagtggaaaaaatatatacatatataaattacattaacaataaattttaatttcaattggaatatatttgaattatatttagtaacaaataaaatatactaaaattaaatttgtaatttttgatttaattttttatattctcttCACTGAGAGGAAgtgtattatcaaaaataaagttGTCACGAATTGTTGGATCGGTATGCATGTATATCTAAGTTTATTATGAAACTCAAACCTATTATCATCATGtacatcattataaataaataaacagaaaCTTTAAACCTCACTAGGTAACTATTGAGTTAAATAGCCAagtaaataaagttaaaaaaatttgaaataaaaatttctaaaacaaTTTGTTCCAGTAAGCTCAAAGTTTAAagcataaattaaatattatatactatGCCCTATACTATGATATAATCTCAAATATAGCAAATAAGAAACAACATGTTGATATGCATTGTTTACCAtcaaaatctatttttatcattgaaatttatttcagGTATAAATTTACAAGGATTGTTGTTTAATCAaattgatacatttttttttcaacctaaaccctaaaattatcaacaacagcagtttttttttctcagtgtatgcCTTCACAGTATgcacaaataaacaaaactatttttttacataaaatctTTCGATTTCCCGCCAAATTTATTAGACGCTGTAAGTTTAAAATTTGCATTTAttacgaaataaatattataagagTACTTACgtaaactaaaaaacaaaatcacaagtctttatataaataaataatctcgTCAAGATATGGAACATAACTGGTAAACTTTATTTCAGTTTAAAGTTTGAAAAGTTGTTGAtgttaaaagagaaaaaaaaaaaaatttgaaagagGCTACCCATTGGTTTCTTTAGAGTCAActgttaaaaaatgattataacaCATTATTACAATCagatataaatgataaaaagatTCTTTTTTGAAACACCTTTcctttaatttattcaaaaaaaaagacttttcTTATTTCCGGTTGACAGAAACAATATCAAAGAGGAGGTCTTTGACTTTCCCGCATCTATATTTAATAGGCAATCTACAAATAGTAGCTATcgagtgataaaaaaataaaccgtaaaatgataaaaaaattccagttaaatgtagatatatatacaactAAAAACTGCACATGCGCTACACTTATTTTCATAACACaaatacatgtatacataTTTACCGGCACTGTATGAAATACAAGCTATAGACaagcaaataaaattcaaactaGATTATTAATGCTACGTTACTTATATCCGTATATGCATTAAATTATAgccatacaattttttattgttcattaatttacCTATAAAATGTTTACATTTTACACAGAACATTTCattcatgtaaaaataaatgtttctttttccattctttttaacttttctttatgtataaattaattattaatatcaataaataaagaaagcTTTATTTATCTGATATCATCAAATTcaaaatagaattttaaacGTCTCAATCAGTTAACCAATTCAATGTGTATATCTTTGTATTAGTTGTCTAAAACCTCATtaagtaatataaaattatttttttatttcactgattaatttatagatataatgtctctatttgttttatttattttttatttttcatgacttgtatataatttgtaataGAAAGTTGAACcttcaataatgaaaaaaaaaaagttatcatcaaaaatagtattgaagattgatcaagatattttatttattgacagtatatttttgttgaattataatacaacagtcaataaatataatataataaattcatgtcTCTTTGATTCATGTGTCTCATATTGAACTAAAAGAGcgaaatgaatgaataaactTGTCTTTGCTCTTGTATATAGTGTGTACACAATATATCGTAGGAAAGTTAAAGTGAAAATTTGTTGCCCAGGGGGGCTTATACCAGGTCTTTgcaacttttgtttttttttttattttctttcactCTCTATTTGTATATAGTTTTCATATATTCAAGTCATATCAACAACATTAAAGCTGCCTTTATATACCTCtgtatattgataatttaattgctaaaaatacaaaacgatatatttaaatatataacaaaataaaaataaaaaatcaatcagGAATTGATTTTATCTTTACtcgtttatttatcattattaaattttttttttttgtaacttttACATCATGATTGTATAGCGAGTTTAATTCACAaccaattttatattgaagcattgttaatattgtgattgtatttatatttgtatacatGTGATGTTTCGGCGCCATCGGTTGATATTATGCCCGGCAGCTCTACGCCTACGTGGAGAAAGCGGTGTCCCCTCTTGACTTGTTCTTCATTATAAACCCTggataagtatatatatgtaactTAAACTCACTATCTCgccatgaattttttttcgtatatatataacaactgcataacataatatttaaaaacttaaatgtcaatcgaaatttaaaaaatatatatatttgatgatgttaaattaaaattataattgaaactgaaaaacaaataatcataattaaactaaaaacaattcaaaacTCACATTTTCATGAATTCTCATGTCACAGCCGGTTTATCGATTCATGACATACACTCTTAGttgtataaaaacaaatgaaaaatttaattaagtcATTAATTAGATAAACACAGCatagattaaaaaacaaatgaaaaatattaaataaatttcacatttaaaatatcacgTTTATGATTGTGGAATTTACTAGTTGATCACAAACACGAACAGTAAAAATGTGTGTATATCACGGTGAATGGTTGGTGCACGACTAAAGTTGAGGATTCGCTATGTCCTGTAAagtatatttgtatatatccACAACCGTTAGCAGCAGCATTGCTAGTCGTGTCTGTTGGTTGGCTCAGTGAGCTGCAAGAACACTCCCAACGTTCACCtctaattgtaaatattatataaagctGCATCATCATTTAGACCATAACACAAGTTATTTCTTACCTGCATTCTCTTTCAGGTAGAAATTTTGTTTGAtgatctattttattttcatataaaagtaaaaaaaatttgacccccttaaattttttaccatcatcttcaaatattgaacaataataatattttaaatataaaaaaaacaatcagtGATAGAAAATcagctttttaatttatatttactaataaattataagGACCGGGatcttatataaatatttttatgctgTAAATTTTGATgtagtatttatatattttaaaatatagttCAAGGTCTTTTCATTGTATTAGAGAATTAGTTTTCGAACAGATATTTCTTTATTGATACACTTTAGTATATAGTATTGTTTACAGTAGAATAACTATCATGTACCGTAGAAATTTCAGcacaattctttttttttttttttttaacgaacgTAACAAactttttctcattttaagtcatgagaatttaaaacaaatttatgataaattctacaaattgatgatgatgatgatgaattagtTTAAGACTCCTTGATGaactttattgtaaatttgtcaggaacaaattttttttgtacaggAGCTTCACGTTGAAACCACATTTCTTTCTGAATGAGGGCAATGATCACCACTTAATATCCTAGGCTCATTGGCAACCAGTGCTGTTGTCTCCTCCGAGCATACGGTGAttctaattttaaaagaaaaaaataaagttataaaaatagtaaagtgaagaaaaaaaaaaatgaaatgattattttatcgtAATATCAActcaaaaagaatatttttcggTACGTTTATACCTTTAGGTACTATGGTCATTTCAGACCCGTTTCAATAAATGAAATCCAACTTTACGACAAGTGTTTGTTAACGGATTTATTGTACACAAAGAGAAACCCGCAGCAAATTATAAGCAAAAACTACTATAGCTACCctataacaaaaataacgaCACGATGCGACACCAAGACGAGAGTCAGTATGCACACCGACTGCGTGCACTGATCCAACACAAAAACGACAAACAAATGGCAGGATAGTTAAGTTACTCAATTTTGATAGTagaaatcatttaaaaaacaaaatatgccCAAAacttcatcaataatattctaATAATTTAAGATACAttaggatttaaaaaaaaataatattttcatgaaaaaaactcGTTATGTTGTCAGAATCGTCTGTAAACGACTGTGAGATGTGCGATTCTTGAACAAAACCGACACTGAAAACCGAGAAATGAAATTttgtgtataataatttataaaaatatttaaatacttttaggcacgattataaaatataagataTAAAACTATACTGTCGTACGTGTGTCGGTTTCGTGTGAAAACCGACTGTTTTAATTTTCGCTAGGGCTACAGTAATATTTGCAGTGGATTTCTCTTCGTAGATGATTCTTATACTTTTAAGAGGGAACAAGTGTGTAAATTGCGAGAAAGAAATAATGCGAGAATATGTATGGTTTTACTAGAGCGTAAAAGAGATAATCTACGCACGAAAATACACTATGTCGAGTTTTTTATCGGGAGTATTCCAACTCGACGACATAATGTGCCTAATATAAGCCCAAAGCTATTGTTAGACGTGATGTAGGCGGCACTTTGTTCATTGCGAAAGTTGCGAGAAACGACAATTGCTTTCTAGGCCAAATACatcgaaaaatattatgtatgtCTCATGAAGGAAGGAAGAGATCTATACACATGTGAAAGTTAAACCAAGGGGCCTGCTCTCAAAGTAGGAAAGTCCATCACTTCGTTGTTAACGTAGATCAGTTTATGACCCAGTTTATGTAATTAAAGTGACTCTCATACGTCGAGAGTAGACCCTTTGGGATACTTCGTCTTTCGATTCACGTTGGACCGACTTTACTACCAACTTATCAAGCCGGCCTGACTTAATAAGAATATACATAATACATTAGTAATTAATTcttaatcaatcaatcaatcaccAATACACATAAGTAAAAGTTTTGTTAAGTCTTGTTAAGTCGAGCTAAATTCTCGTTACTAcagctgaaaatttttttcagtatccTTAGCATACTATTCTGGCAAGagacaatggaaaaaaaagcgTGAAAGTAGGAAGTGATTCGTCAGTAAAAATTTCATGCATTAATTACTTACCCTTCACCAAATTCTAAACTATCGATTGTTAATGAATCGATGTATGCCTTGGGTTTTTGCAGCAAACGCCAAGTCAATGGATTGAGAACAGAAGTTTGATATTCCAACGTAATTTCTACGGCTACTATTTTACCGACGATTTCTCCAGCTAACACCACAGTGTGCGTTGTTCCTGgttcatataattttgaattttcactcaattttattttttcagatatCTTATCACCAGCTCCAATCACACGAATGACAAATACTCCAACTTCACCACCGTGATCAACTGATTCACTTGTTCGTGATATGTTAAGACTCACTCTGTATTGCCCTCCTAGGgattgaattaatataattaaatcataATCAATAATTCCAGTTTGATAATTATGTAAAAAGCAACTCACTGCAGAATGGTTTTTCCGATGCTGTTACAAGATAGACAGATGCATGATAGTTACCAGGATGTGCATCAAAACCAAACCGGGGACAATACTGATGAATGCAATCAAAGCACTTTCCTTCCTGAAATTCTTGCCATGAACCACAAGGTACTGCGAGGAATGGACACAGAGTGTTAATGCTTTCGATAAAGTAGTCATAACTTCTAATGTGATTGCATCCTAGGAATCGTTTGATACCTGAAACGAGTCATACAAAGACTTTTACTTATGTTTATGAGTGATTGAGAATTAATTACTTAACCAATTGGTTATTAGTAATAAATAACTTATTACTCATCAGTTATCTTTCGTCACGCTACTTGAATTTAATGTATAAGCATCTATATTTATTAAGTCGGACCAACTTAACAACCGATTCAACAAGTCAGTCTGAATCTGGTTGGAATTTGTGAGTCGCGGACCGACTTGTTAAGTCGATTGTTAAGTCGATTGTTAAGTCGATTGTTAAGTCGGTTTTTGAGTCAGTTGATAAGTCAGTTTTGGAGTCTGTTCTTAAGTCGGTTTttgttttacaatatttaatcataaaaaaaaaattaaattgagagTAGTTATAGAAAAACTGATACAGTCATTGAATGTAAATTCGATGTTGATTAAAAATGGCATAAAGTATGGGTAAAtctatagaaaattatttaatacttgTTCTGATCCTActgctaataaatttttaatatttaattgaaaaacacATTTTCGTATTTCATACCTTTAAAAAAACTTCCACGTTCGAGAGTTATTGAATTTAACACACCATTGTTACAACCAGGCTGATTCCTTCCACCATTTGGATAGTAATCAATATGTGCAACTGGCTGACTTATTCCCAATCCTCCAGAAATAAACGGACTTCCATCTGTGTGTATTGCGATCACAAAATCAGCATCAGTTGGATCCAATCGAACCATTGGAGAGGTATTGCTAAAGTGTGGTTCTGCTGGATCCAATCCTGTAACAATTATTCAATTCGATTAAGACGAAAAGTTTGTTTGGTTACCactgtttattttatacttgtcTTTTGGAAGGTCTGtgttataacaataatatttcccTTCATTTCCCACTAagacaaacaatttttatttttattcaacaatattattgttcGCTCGAATGGAGTGAAGCACTAATATAAATAacgttataaaaatttaagaaaaataattacaattaatttaaaaaaaaaaattaaaaggaaaGCCAATCGAAGAAAACATATAGTAAAaactattgttaaaaaaaagtcacgagtcatcaaaaaaaaaaaaagaaggtttACATAGGGTTAGATAAACTTTCCTACCCTAATCCGACTCTGTTATCCTGGTAATTCTTGATAGGATCGATATCTCGTGCGGAACCCTCCTGACATTTCCAATCGACTGATATTCGAGTAGAAGGGAGAAAAATATAGCAACTCTAACAATAATCGAGCGTATTGCATTCTAACTCTAGACTTTTGGTCGACATCTGGTTTAAGATTAGCAGCAATCTTTACATCTATTTAACAGgaaattatctaattaaacTCACCAGTTATTTTTCCCAATTTATGACCATACTGAACTCTCAAGTGATAGCCAATGTATCCACAAGTATGAGCACCGAGACTGTGTCCAATTACATGAATATTACTAGGCTGAATACCACCAACTTCAATTATTTGTGAAATTAATCTTGCTGTCATTGCACCAACAAGTCGTGTATTTGCAACGGCCTGTGGATATGGTGGTCCAGCACCACCAATCCAATTTACCACCACCACATTGCATTCttcatgtaataataattcacgtTTTGTTCTctatagtaaaattaaaataaaaattattaattgatataattcaatgaaaattattttattattaatataataaatgaatcgaaattgtattttaactCACAATGACCCATGTTTTGTCTCCATTATCAAGATATCCatgaacaatgaaaaatactttaattttattgttgaaaggtgaagattttattgattgaaaattatCGATGAAAAGTTCATGTGGAATTTCACTTTGTTCTCTAGTGTAAAGCATAAAGTGTGGATCAACGCTGTCTGGTCGGCCTGGAAATGTTGAAACAGGTCTATTTTCACCAGACCAAGGTGCACCAATGTAAAAACATCCAAAAGGTTGATAGCATCGCCACATATACCATTCTGTATAAACACAacatattatagaaaaaaaaaagaagtaaaaaGCGACCTTTGGATTAAGTATTTTTAGTTCGTCGTCTCAGCTCAACTTGCCACTGGAGGGGTTATCATTGGTTTTGATAAGGAGAATTATTCTCAACGTCACATGCTCTGTTTTGTCTTCAGTAAGACAAAAATTACGTAGAAAATACAAGCATCaacatattttacataaacatatatatgtattaatcAATACTTTGAAATGATTTGTTGTttaccaataaatttttttgtaaacaagGATACTTTAACATTTTAGAATCAGctaagtttttaaaaactacgtcttttgataaatatttataaaaatatttttcttctggTCAAgttttagaataataaaaatatatcaatgttcaaggaatttataattttatagtgTCTACTCACCATCTTCGAAATCAAATATATTCTCTACTTCTTCTGGTGACAAGGTCGTGGTCGTGATATTTAAATGTGTAACCTTGACATCAGAATTTTGGATCTTCGTATCATTCGGCAGAGTTGCCATCATATTTGCCGTATATGTCAGCAATAAAAGAGtgtcatttaaaaacatttttataaaactataaCAACTTttagaacagaaaaaaaaatttataaattcacaaaaaaatactaataaaataaaacgttttttatttttcgtcaaATTTGCATCAATCAAGTTACATTTTCACAGATATAATCAGTTATTTTACGCTAAGAATATTGAGATAGAGGAGGTCAGAAAGCTTTTGGTTGACTGATTCTTGAGTGGCACGCATTGTCGCTTGATACTGGCAGTTGGGAAAAACCAATTGAAGTACGTCAGTCTTGTTTATCACGTAATTAATGGGTCCACCACCgtcattgaaatatatactATAGACAACAATAAAATGCGTCATTGGCCTGagaataatcaaaaaaaaatattgaaaatgcaTTATCGACGTCGTAGAATTGAGAATAAGTGACTAAATAACTTTTCAGTTGCACTGTTAGCATGTATTCTATGTACGTGTTccaatagaaatatttctccgcttCTTTCTATCTCATTGATTTCTCTATCTTGGTTTGATCTTTTTCTTCACTGTGAAGCCTGTATAAAAATGGCCTGTAatctaaaatgaaaatatctactttatcattttttttttctaacttttatatgaataaataaattgataaatacatAATTCTAACTACAAAAGTCAACAAAGCCCAGCACTCCAGTGAATGATGATTAGCTAGATTTGCTATGCgttaaattatgaaataaaaaatcaattatatttattaatttgaataataaattgagcaaaattttataaaaataaaaatgcatttttattcatgattaaaataaaagtaaacagattaataaatatttgttaaaagaagacttataaacaataatataaaaattgtaaatgactCACATGCGTTTGCAgttcagataaaaaattatcgacACGATTGAAAACAATAAGCGTGTTAATTATCCTAATTAATACCtgaaaagatttttaaatttttacaattcatTCTATAGCtagttcaaaaaataataaaaataataatattttaggcAAGTCAATTTTGGCTTCTATATTCTACTCCATACAAgagtatttctttttttttttttgtatacataATACTCAGAATATTCCAACGACATTCAAAGTAAACAGCTGTTGGCCGAATAATACAATGTGCTATAGTAACCCCCAGGTGACTACAATAACCAAA is drawn from Aphidius gifuensis isolate YNYX2018 linkage group LG3, ASM1490517v1, whole genome shotgun sequence and contains these coding sequences:
- the LOC122852162 gene encoding pancreatic lipase-related protein 2-like, translating into MFLNDTLLLLTYTANMMATLPNDTKIQNSDVKVTHLNITTTTLSPEEVENIFDFEDEWYMWRCYQPFGCFYIGAPWSGENRPVSTFPGRPDSVDPHFMLYTREQSEIPHELFIDNFQSIKSSPFNNKIKVFFIVHGYLDNGDKTWVIRTKRELLLHEECNVVVVNWIGGAGPPYPQAVANTRLVGAMTARLISQIIEVGGIQPSNIHVIGHSLGAHTCGYIGYHLRVQYGHKLGKITGLDPAEPHFSNTSPMVRLDPTDADFVIAIHTDGSPFISGGLGISQPVAHIDYYPNGGRNQPGCNNGVLNSITLERGSFFKGIKRFLGCNHIRSYDYFIESINTLCPFLAVPCGSWQEFQEGKCFDCIHQYCPRFGFDAHPGNYHASVYLVTASEKPFCRGQYRVSLNISRTSESVDHGGEVGVFVIRVIGAGDKISEKIKLSENSKLYEPGTTHTVVLAGEIVGKIVAVEITLEYQTSVLNPLTWRLLQKPKAYIDSLTIDSLEFGEGITVCSEETTALVANEPRILSGDHCPHSERNVVST